One stretch of Candidatus Thermoplasmatota archaeon DNA includes these proteins:
- a CDS encoding SufD family Fe-S cluster assembly protein gives MGLLEAYKFMGGNPSITKAKDVAYLFVSENKILSANAVEGMVLEKESIKEGVDVKLRIKEGCKIGKPIHLCFGVIPKEGIQRINTEIIAEKNSKACLLAHCVFPNAVKVKHLMDARFMIEEGASLRYEEIHWHGNYGGATVIPRARIINYGEINTTFSLLIGRVGKLDIDYSIDAKRESISEMITKVYGKGNDEIKVKEGIVLNGEYARSVIKSRIAVKDNASSEVTNISEGNAPYARGHVDCTEIVQDNAIAKAIPIVNVSNEKAKVTHEAAIGSVDKKQLETLMARGLEEEKAIDTIIKGMLG, from the coding sequence ATGGGTCTCCTAGAAGCATATAAATTCATGGGAGGAAACCCATCCATTACAAAAGCAAAAGATGTGGCATATTTGTTTGTAAGTGAAAATAAAATATTGAGTGCCAATGCTGTAGAAGGTATGGTCCTAGAAAAAGAGAGCATAAAGGAAGGTGTAGACGTTAAATTACGAATAAAGGAAGGATGCAAGATAGGGAAACCAATCCATTTGTGTTTTGGCGTTATACCAAAAGAAGGAATTCAGCGGATTAATACAGAGATAATAGCAGAAAAGAATTCGAAAGCATGTCTCCTAGCCCATTGCGTATTTCCTAATGCAGTGAAAGTAAAGCACTTGATGGATGCAAGATTTATGATCGAAGAAGGAGCATCCTTACGATATGAAGAGATACATTGGCATGGGAATTATGGTGGTGCTACCGTAATACCTAGAGCAAGAATAATAAACTATGGAGAAATCAACACCACATTTTCACTGCTCATTGGAAGAGTGGGAAAGCTTGATATCGATTATTCAATAGATGCAAAAAGGGAAAGTATTAGCGAGATGATAACAAAAGTTTATGGAAAGGGAAACGATGAAATAAAGGTCAAGGAAGGTATTGTTCTGAACGGCGAGTACGCAAGAAGCGTAATAAAATCGAGGATCGCCGTAAAAGATAACGCCTCATCCGAGGTTACTAACATTAGTGAAGGAAATGCTCCTTATGCTAGAGGACATGTTGACTGCACTGAAATTGTTCAAGATAATGCTATTGCAAAGGCGATACCGATCGTGAACGTAAGCAATGAAAAAGCGAAGGTTACTCATGAAGCAGCGATAGGTAGCGTGGATAAAAAACAACTTGAAACTCTTATGGCTAGAGGATTGGAAGAAGAAAAAGCGATAGATACGATCATCAAAGGAATGCTTGGCTGA
- a CDS encoding ATP-binding cassette domain-containing protein, whose product MEKNDNKILGIDSIKVERNGKTIIKGLSLSVNRGKIHAVIGPNGSGKSTLAYTIMGIYKPSTGKIFFEGKDITSHLIHERAKMGITLAWQEPARFEGLLVRDYLSIGGNNIERALKMVNLDPRRCLNRAIDDSLSGGERKRIELASIIMMTPKLAILDEPDSGIDFVSLDDLLNVIVSLKKEGITVLLITHREEVARVADEASLICDGYLVKNGSTWEVTKFFRKMCGKCPSGKYLEVKKNGSPRSI is encoded by the coding sequence ATGGAAAAGAATGACAATAAAATACTTGGAATAGATTCAATAAAAGTAGAAAGAAACGGGAAGACAATAATAAAAGGGCTTTCCTTATCAGTTAACAGGGGAAAGATTCATGCTGTCATCGGTCCGAACGGTTCTGGGAAGAGCACCCTAGCATATACAATCATGGGGATTTATAAGCCCTCTACCGGTAAAATTTTCTTTGAAGGAAAGGACATCACGAGTCATTTAATACATGAGAGAGCAAAAATGGGTATAACATTAGCGTGGCAAGAACCAGCTAGGTTTGAGGGGCTGCTGGTCAGGGATTATCTTTCCATAGGTGGCAACAATATAGAAAGAGCTTTGAAGATGGTAAATCTAGATCCAAGACGGTGTTTGAATAGAGCAATCGATGATTCATTGAGCGGTGGCGAAAGAAAGAGAATAGAGCTAGCATCAATAATAATGATGACGCCAAAACTAGCTATTCTAGATGAACCAGACTCTGGAATAGATTTCGTTTCATTAGACGACCTTCTCAACGTAATCGTTAGTCTTAAAAAAGAAGGTATCACGGTCTTACTAATTACTCATAGAGAAGAAGTAGCGAGGGTAGCAGACGAGGCGAGCTTGATCTGCGATGGCTATTTAGTGAAAAATGGTAGTACTTGGGAAGTGACTAAATTTTTCAGGAAAATGTGTGGGAAATGTCCTTCTGGCAAATATTTAGAGGTGAAAAAGAATGGGTCTCCTAGAAGCATATAA
- a CDS encoding MoaD/ThiS family protein produces MKIKVKFFSAHREVVGKKEIEIELKEKTGVNEMLKMLMNDYPKLRKLMDSTILSLNHNRANGTELLKDGDEVALCPPVGGG; encoded by the coding sequence ATGAAGATTAAGGTGAAATTCTTTTCTGCTCACAGAGAAGTTGTTGGTAAGAAGGAAATCGAAATTGAGTTAAAGGAAAAGACAGGCGTTAATGAAATGTTGAAAATGCTGATGAACGACTACCCCAAATTAAGGAAATTAATGGATTCAACTATATTATCATTAAATCATAACCGTGCAAATGGAACAGAGTTGCTAAAAGATGGCGACGAGGTAGCGCTATGTCCACCCGTAGGAGGGGGTTAA
- a CDS encoding HesA/MoeB/ThiF family protein: protein MLTKRDLERYDRQIVIPNFGREGQEKLKGVSVAVAGVGGLGSAVGIYLAVAGIGRILIIDNDKIKVSNLNRQILYWDEDVGKNKVESAVEKIMKMNSDIKIIGIKEKIGRGNVTDLLKYVDAIVDCMDNFPSRYLLNDASLKLGIPLFHGACEGLEGRATTIIPRKTPCLKCIYPRFPSHKKFPILGAVTGTIGTIQATEVVKFFVGMEPLLTNKLLVYDAQFLTYDLIKIERDPKCPSCGGLNED from the coding sequence ATGCTGACAAAAAGAGATTTAGAAAGATATGATAGGCAAATCGTGATACCAAATTTTGGCAGGGAAGGACAAGAAAAATTGAAAGGAGTGAGTGTGGCAGTTGCTGGAGTGGGTGGCCTCGGCTCAGCTGTCGGGATATATTTGGCTGTTGCTGGGATTGGTCGCATATTAATCATAGACAATGATAAAATAAAAGTTTCAAATTTGAATCGTCAGATATTGTACTGGGATGAAGATGTAGGTAAAAACAAGGTGGAATCCGCTGTGGAAAAAATCATGAAAATGAACTCAGATATTAAGATTATTGGTATAAAAGAAAAAATAGGAAGAGGAAACGTGACTGATTTGTTAAAGTATGTTGACGCCATAGTTGATTGCATGGATAATTTCCCCAGTAGATACTTGCTCAATGATGCCTCCTTAAAATTAGGTATTCCTCTCTTCCATGGGGCTTGCGAAGGATTGGAGGGAAGAGCAACCACCATAATACCAAGGAAAACTCCTTGTCTGAAATGTATTTATCCTCGTTTTCCTTCTCACAAAAAGTTTCCTATTTTAGGAGCGGTAACGGGAACAATTGGGACTATTCAAGCAACAGAGGTCGTCAAGTTTTTTGTAGGCATGGAACCATTGTTGACGAATAAATTATTGGTATATGACGCTCAATTTCTGACGTATGATCTAATCAAAATAGAGCGTGACCCGAAATGTCCGAGTTGTGGAGGATTAAATGAAGATTAA
- a CDS encoding MoaD/ThiS family protein, producing MKKAIIFYDGKEREMEFSDSLNGYELIKKIGQTPDNVIIVRNNIPIPIDEEILDGDKIKIIRVSSGG from the coding sequence ATGAAAAAGGCAATAATTTTTTATGATGGAAAAGAAAGAGAAATGGAATTTTCTGATAGTTTGAATGGATACGAATTGATCAAAAAAATTGGTCAAACTCCAGATAACGTGATAATTGTCAGGAATAATATACCAATACCTATAGATGAAGAGATATTAGATGGAGATAAGATAAAAATAATTCGAGTATCCTCTGGAGGCTAA
- a CDS encoding helix-turn-helix domain-containing protein, whose protein sequence is MMEDYGLSQKEVAEKLGLSSAAISQYLSDKRGKGKMGIINEQILNQIKKSAKRIINGNDVIKEICRICEMLRSKGIESMEVDR, encoded by the coding sequence ATGATGGAAGATTATGGTTTAAGCCAAAAGGAAGTAGCAGAAAAATTGGGGCTAAGTTCTGCTGCAATATCTCAATATCTATCTGATAAAAGAGGGAAAGGCAAAATGGGAATAATTAACGAGCAGATATTAAATCAAATAAAAAAATCTGCAAAACGCATAATAAATGGAAATGATGTAATAAAAGAAATTTGCAGGATTTGCGAAATGTTGAGATCCAAGGGAATAGAGAGCATGGAGGTTGATAGATGA
- a CDS encoding PKD domain-containing protein, with translation MNGKKFVAMILIILVMSPLVSTISSKKSYTNVAIMPYRADISITGVGVEIMEPEDGTVFHRRNVSLRCMAHACCGDKLTYWEWKWIWDNGSYSDSSTINYKTEFEFWINISLYPGWNKIDVTVKVASGTEGHDNVTLYYDGPVANTNGPYDGRVGKEINFYGSADGGYKPYKWRWDFGDGNESNEQNSSHTYTNTGVYKVILTVTDSMEYNDTSYTVAVIDKREDNFTHTVLAEYGTLSTCPHCPPASSQLYDIYTSGDYNFYYVSLVYDKNHRAGKRLQELNISGVPDVYFDGKYTHVLGKQSDNQPYRNAIATCGTRNVTDIDLDVNVEWKGNAALRINITVKNNGPEGYKGHLRAYIVEPVSRWNDQQGNPYHFGFLGFAFDRSLSLAKNGVKSLGGDTYEFTTTWRGSLHGFSDISEDNIMVITAVFNKETGYVNQIAAAAPAQNENDKQAVVTSVGGGDGYTNITVEEAWELLHCPCNGIQIPIDVRTIKEFVDERINVPSEREKPRWFPVQLMQREGLLLNLFMSLYKGQEIILYCRTGHRSYNAVQILIDNSFDGKIYNMVGGITAWKEAGLPTVKGFMGLLTWDFQDKVVVGIKG, from the coding sequence ATGAATGGAAAAAAATTTGTTGCAATGATATTGATAATATTGGTAATGTCACCGCTGGTGAGCACGATAAGTAGCAAAAAAAGCTATACGAACGTTGCCATCATGCCATATAGGGCTGACATAAGTATTACGGGAGTAGGTGTTGAGATAATGGAACCTGAAGATGGTACTGTTTTCCACCGTAGGAATGTTTCGCTTCGTTGTATGGCACATGCATGTTGTGGAGACAAACTTACTTACTGGGAATGGAAATGGATATGGGATAATGGAAGCTATAGTGACTCCAGTACAATCAACTATAAAACGGAATTTGAATTCTGGATAAACATATCCCTCTATCCAGGGTGGAATAAAATTGATGTTACTGTAAAGGTCGCTTCAGGCACTGAAGGTCATGATAATGTAACATTATACTATGACGGTCCTGTTGCAAACACGAATGGACCTTATGATGGAAGAGTGGGGAAGGAAATAAATTTCTATGGATCTGCGGATGGGGGATATAAGCCATATAAATGGCGCTGGGATTTTGGAGACGGAAACGAAAGCAACGAGCAGAATTCATCTCATACTTACACAAATACGGGGGTGTACAAGGTAATTTTAACTGTAACTGATAGCATGGAGTACAACGATACAAGCTATACAGTTGCCGTGATAGATAAGAGAGAGGATAATTTCACTCACACGGTTCTTGCGGAATATGGGACTCTCAGTACCTGCCCTCATTGTCCTCCCGCGTCAAGCCAGTTATATGACATTTATACTTCTGGAGACTACAATTTTTACTATGTTTCTTTAGTTTACGATAAGAATCATAGAGCAGGTAAGAGGTTGCAAGAATTAAATATAAGCGGTGTACCAGATGTATATTTTGATGGAAAATATACGCATGTTTTAGGGAAGCAATCTGATAATCAACCCTATAGAAATGCCATTGCAACTTGTGGCACACGAAATGTAACAGATATAGATTTAGATGTTAATGTTGAATGGAAGGGCAATGCTGCCTTGAGGATAAATATTACTGTCAAAAATAATGGTCCTGAGGGATACAAAGGGCATTTACGGGCATATATTGTGGAGCCTGTATCCCGATGGAACGACCAGCAAGGGAATCCATACCATTTTGGGTTTTTAGGTTTTGCATTTGATAGAAGTCTTTCTTTGGCTAAGAATGGGGTTAAGTCCCTCGGTGGTGATACATATGAGTTCACTACAACCTGGCGTGGTTCCCTACATGGATTCAGCGATATATCGGAAGATAACATAATGGTGATTACAGCAGTTTTTAACAAGGAGACAGGCTATGTTAATCAAATTGCTGCGGCAGCGCCAGCACAAAATGAAAATGATAAACAAGCAGTCGTTACGAGCGTCGGTGGTGGAGACGGCTATACAAACATAACCGTGGAAGAGGCATGGGAACTGTTGCACTGTCCCTGCAACGGGATACAGATTCCTATAGACGTCAGGACAATAAAAGAATTTGTAGATGAACGAATAAACGTTCCATCTGAAAGGGAAAAACCACGGTGGTTTCCGGTGCAATTGATGCAGCGTGAGGGATTATTGCTGAACCTCTTCATGTCTTTGTATAAGGGTCAGGAAATCATCCTCTACTGCAGGACCGGTCATCGGAGTTACAACGCAGTTCAAATTCTCATTGACAACAGCTTTGACGGAAAGATTTACAATATGGTCGGAGGTATAACAGCATGGAAAGAAGCAGGACTTCCAACTGTTAAAGGATTTATGGGACTGCTAACTTGGGATTTCCAAGATAAAGTGGTCGTTGGGATAAAAGGGTGA
- a CDS encoding DUF1858 domain-containing protein: MPEGKITKDTTITEALKFPHAEEVLYKYGIGCMGCPMMVLEKIGDIAIMHRIDLDKLLEELNGAISEGKGRLV; this comes from the coding sequence GTGCCAGAAGGAAAAATAACGAAGGACACCACTATCACTGAAGCTTTAAAATTCCCTCATGCAGAGGAAGTGTTGTATAAATATGGAATTGGATGCATGGGATGCCCGATGATGGTGCTTGAAAAAATAGGAGATATAGCTATAATGCATAGAATAGATCTAGATAAGCTATTGGAGGAATTAAATGGGGCTATTTCGGAAGGAAAAGGGAGACTGGTATAG
- a CDS encoding PUA domain-containing protein: MPLKHRHPVRKKIADDLIREIEANLGCRISYDGIAETADINGIKLLLLGGIASIIFLKDKPFLTLSGISRYKPEKRFVTVDRGAVKFVIGGANIMAPGIIDADESIRKGDIVWVRNEEGTALALGYALMDGIDMVKANKGKAVESLHHIGDELWKLSVELSKS, from the coding sequence ATGCCCTTGAAACATCGCCACCCTGTCAGAAAAAAAATTGCAGATGATTTGATAAGGGAAATAGAAGCAAATCTCGGCTGCCGCATTTCATATGATGGAATTGCAGAGACTGCAGATATCAATGGCATAAAGCTTCTTTTGTTGGGCGGTATCGCTAGCATCATATTCCTTAAAGATAAGCCATTTCTAACTCTCAGCGGCATAAGCAGATATAAGCCTGAGAAAAGATTTGTAACGGTTGACAGAGGAGCGGTCAAGTTTGTCATCGGAGGGGCGAATATCATGGCACCCGGCATTATTGATGCGGATGAAAGTATAAGAAAAGGCGACATTGTATGGGTGAGAAATGAGGAAGGGACAGCACTGGCACTGGGATATGCATTGATGGACGGAATAGATATGGTTAAGGCGAATAAAGGTAAGGCTGTTGAAAGTCTCCACCATATCGGTGATGAGTTGTGGAAATTATCCGTTGAATTGAGTAAATCATGA
- a CDS encoding fibronectin type III domain-containing protein has translation MKKDFFRYSIVNAVKIDSEQHCQEIKHSTSSGEFHTNKIIARPKNLRKKIAIAGVLILFGVTFYFLVMPHLSDFELPFFKEPDDAPISLKAITASNSSIRLEWQKRWDADSSRGNYIVYTLVKRKEGTYPESISDPGGITVYNGTDDYTVDTNLQPGTIYCYRAWHFKEKGDKNSCSNNYAQAFNLTKPQAPQSFVAQSVDENQIQLRWKKGQNDQYTYIVRKEGSMPENMNDGHIISNLTGESFTDLLPEAGKIYCYKAWNYVTKMNITCCSDDFSFAANLTKPEAPKVFMAETHGESKIELSWDNGDGGEKTIIIRKEGSMPENMNDGTVIYNGTGTYFADNNRRAGHLYYYKAWHFLKSGGFSQYSQAYSVSSALTKPYCPVSFHAKSYDNNQIKLYWQNGVGSDTIYIVRKEGSTPENMNDGVIVYEGSDERFIDRNVIKGTTYYYRAWNCAKEAQFRQFSDECASSIASPNAPAYNVIESFVERDKTDENEYNSGYVCHNFSVDVIKNADKENIHAGYVYLDTSPGDHAIVAVNTSDRGLIFLEPQLDVLFTKQKMDDMLANERYHLEKTWQEGNIIYTEYFDIPLYGYEITWDYLYN, from the coding sequence ATGAAAAAAGATTTCTTTAGGTACAGTATTGTAAATGCTGTCAAGATCGATTCTGAGCAACACTGTCAAGAAATAAAACATTCCACGAGTAGCGGTGAGTTTCATACTAATAAAATTATTGCTAGACCAAAAAATCTAAGGAAAAAAATTGCCATAGCGGGGGTGCTCATTTTGTTTGGAGTGACATTTTATTTTTTAGTAATGCCGCATTTATCCGATTTTGAATTACCCTTTTTTAAAGAACCAGATGATGCTCCCATAAGTTTGAAAGCAATTACTGCTAGCAACTCTTCAATAAGACTTGAATGGCAAAAACGATGGGATGCTGATAGTTCTCGGGGCAACTACATTGTTTATACATTGGTTAAAAGGAAAGAAGGAACTTATCCAGAATCAATATCTGATCCTGGCGGGATAACCGTGTATAATGGAACTGATGATTACACAGTCGATACTAATTTACAACCAGGAACAATATACTGTTACAGGGCCTGGCATTTCAAAGAGAAAGGGGATAAAAACAGCTGCTCCAATAACTATGCTCAAGCTTTTAATCTCACAAAACCTCAAGCACCCCAGTCCTTTGTTGCGCAATCAGTTGATGAAAATCAAATTCAATTGAGGTGGAAAAAAGGACAGAACGATCAATATACATATATTGTCAGAAAAGAAGGAAGCATGCCCGAAAATATGAATGATGGTCATATAATCAGTAACCTAACTGGGGAGTCTTTTACGGATCTATTGCCTGAGGCAGGTAAAATCTACTGTTATAAAGCGTGGAACTATGTGACGAAAATGAATATAACCTGTTGTTCAGATGATTTTTCATTTGCTGCTAATCTTACAAAGCCTGAGGCCCCTAAAGTGTTTATGGCAGAGACGCATGGTGAATCAAAAATAGAACTGTCTTGGGATAATGGAGATGGTGGAGAAAAAACCATCATTATTAGAAAAGAAGGAAGCATGCCCGAAAATATGAATGATGGCACGGTAATATATAATGGCACTGGGACATATTTTGCTGATAATAATCGAAGAGCAGGCCATTTATATTACTATAAGGCTTGGCATTTCCTAAAATCAGGAGGGTTTTCTCAATATTCCCAAGCTTACTCTGTAAGTTCTGCACTCACTAAACCATATTGTCCTGTTTCTTTTCATGCTAAATCATATGATAATAACCAAATTAAATTATACTGGCAAAATGGAGTGGGCAGTGATACAATATACATTGTCAGAAAAGAGGGAAGTACACCAGAAAACATGAATGATGGGGTTATTGTTTATGAGGGATCTGATGAGCGTTTTATTGACAGGAATGTAATAAAGGGGACAACTTATTATTATCGGGCTTGGAACTGCGCAAAGGAAGCACAGTTTAGGCAGTTTTCTGACGAGTGTGCCTCTTCTATTGCTTCTCCAAACGCCCCAGCCTATAACGTGATCGAAAGTTTTGTAGAACGGGATAAAACAGATGAAAATGAATATAATAGCGGTTATGTCTGCCATAATTTTTCAGTTGATGTTATTAAAAATGCAGATAAAGAAAATATCCATGCAGGATACGTCTATTTAGATACTTCCCCAGGAGATCATGCTATAGTTGCCGTTAATACAAGTGACAGGGGCTTGATATTTCTTGAACCACAGCTTGATGTCTTATTTACGAAACAGAAAATGGATGACATGCTGGCAAATGAGAGATATCATCTAGAGAAAACATGGCAAGAAGGTAACATAATCTATACCGAATATTTTGATATCCCTCTTTATGGATATGAAATAACTTGGGATTACTTATACAATTAA